The following DNA comes from Athene noctua chromosome 1, bAthNoc1.hap1.1, whole genome shotgun sequence.
TGCAGGCaaaaagtaatttggaaaaacAACCAATACATCATGAGGCAGGGGAttgagaatgtatttttttctctccaattaAGAAGTCTCCAGGAATCCAACACACTACCTATTTGCTTTGATTACAGAGCAGACAGCAGACAAGTTCAACCAAAGACGACATAGAACCATTTCTGTGCATCATATTGCCTGCCACCATGATGCTCTTCCTGGCATTCCTGCTGCTCTTCCTGTACCGCCGTTGCCAGCGCCCTGCTCCACAGGGACAAGTCTTCAGCATCGACCTCCCTGAGGCCCTGCCCGAGCATGATGTGTCCAATTTCCTTTCTGTGCTGCCCTGGAACAGTGAGCAGAGTTTTCAGTACTCCACTCTGCTCCCCGATGCCACGTTCCTCACTGTGTGTTTGCCTCCATCCTATGAGGAGGCCACCATGAAGACTTCCATGGACGAGGCTCACATTGAGCTCTCTCCAGATCCAGTGCCTCCTTACGAAGAGAGCACGCTGCAATCCAACAGCACCAAATGAACTTCCTATGGAAGCACTTTAGCTGAAGCATGCAGCCCCTCGAGGCACAAACGTGGAACTGCTATGGCCTTTAATATTAGTGACAAGATTCCAAATGAGGCTCCAAACCAATGAGTTAATGAAGGAAGAAACTTGGAGTAACAGGGGACAAGTGTCTTTATCCTGGGATTCTCTACCTTCCGCTTGTGGCAAGCATACACACAGAGTGTAGCACCAAACCTGTCCCAGACTGGTAACACGGGTATTCCAGTTAACAAAGCGCGTCATGCAAGGATTAAACTCAAGGACGGGTAGGAATCTGTCCCTCTGCAATCCCTCAGCGACAAGGTAATATAAATTATGTTATAGATTCACCACT
Coding sequences within:
- the SMIM28 gene encoding small integral membrane protein 28: MQLQAAKQGGGTKTEDQVNESMRWLSGSSWRKFGHADRGNYDWLNSEPGGPLLETELQSRQQTSSTKDDIEPFLCIILPATMMLFLAFLLLFLYRRCQRPAPQGQVFSIDLPEALPEHDVSNFLSVLPWNSEQSFQYSTLLPDATFLTVCLPPSYEEATMKTSMDEAHIELSPDPVPPYEESTLQSNSTK